One genomic segment of Acidihalobacter prosperus includes these proteins:
- a CDS encoding TetR/AcrR family transcriptional regulator — protein MGSKGDHNRQRIVEAADQLFYQRGYNQTSFSDIAQAAELSRGNFYYYFKSKDEILSAVIARRRDQLRARLEAWTQASPDPHERLRRFVGMMQDNRGELLRYGCPVGSLTQELSKTQRRLQAEAVALFEVLREWIETQMGLLGVSDPAGMAMHLLAVSQGVTLLGSVYADPDFLEREVARLEAWVDRL, from the coding sequence ATGGGCAGCAAGGGCGACCACAATCGCCAGCGGATCGTGGAGGCGGCCGACCAGCTGTTCTATCAACGAGGCTATAACCAGACCTCGTTCAGCGACATCGCCCAGGCCGCCGAGCTCTCGCGCGGCAACTTCTATTACTACTTCAAGAGCAAGGACGAAATCCTCTCGGCCGTGATCGCCCGCCGCCGCGATCAGCTGCGTGCGCGGCTGGAAGCCTGGACGCAGGCGTCGCCCGATCCGCATGAGCGCCTGCGCCGCTTCGTCGGCATGATGCAGGACAATCGCGGCGAGCTGTTGCGGTATGGCTGCCCGGTCGGTTCGCTGACCCAGGAACTGAGCAAGACCCAGCGCAGGCTGCAGGCGGAGGCCGTTGCGTTGTTCGAGGTGCTTCGCGAGTGGATCGAAACCCAGATGGGGCTGCTCGGCGTGTCCGATCCGGCCGGCATGGCCATGCATCTGCTCGCGGTGAGTCAGGGCGTGACGCTGCTTGGCAGTGTTTACGCCGATCCGGACTTTCTCGAACGGGAGGTGGCCCGGCTGGAGGCCTGGGTTGATCGCCTGTAG
- a CDS encoding nicotinate phosphoribosyltransferase, which yields MTEGVPCSPLLTDYYQLTMMEAYLRHDMTQTAVFEFFVRKLPDQRRFLMAAGLEQVLEFLEQLRFSSETLDWLERHGHASRTLIDYLAGLRFTGDVDAMAEGTVFFADEPVLRITAPLPVAQLVESRVMNLLHFQCMIASKAARMVLAAPGKRLVDFGLRRAHGAEAGLLAARAAYVAGFDGTATVLAGQAFGIPLYGTMAHSFILAHGDELAAFEDFVRIHPDNTILLIDTYDTRRGAQRVVELAERLRGTDIRIRGVRIDSGDLDTASREVRAILDAAGLHEVTIFASGNLDESRLARLQRDGAPIDGFGVGTRMDVSDDAPYLECAYKLQEYAGQPRRKRSEGKATWPGSKQVYRRHDEHGQLRGDLIALASERAEGEPLLQPVMRGGQRVAPAPGLAAARAHGERQLAGLPAMLRDLAPGPADGPAVSDALRALARQLDATG from the coding sequence GTGACCGAAGGCGTGCCTTGCAGCCCGCTGCTGACGGATTACTATCAGCTCACCATGATGGAGGCCTACCTCCGGCACGACATGACGCAGACAGCCGTCTTCGAGTTCTTCGTACGCAAACTGCCCGATCAACGCCGGTTTCTCATGGCAGCCGGGCTGGAGCAGGTACTCGAATTCCTCGAGCAGCTGCGCTTCTCGTCGGAAACCCTCGACTGGCTCGAACGCCATGGGCACGCCAGCCGGACGCTCATCGATTACCTCGCCGGCCTGCGTTTCACCGGCGACGTCGATGCGATGGCCGAGGGCACCGTGTTCTTTGCCGATGAGCCGGTACTGCGTATCACGGCGCCGCTGCCGGTGGCGCAGCTGGTCGAAAGCCGGGTCATGAATCTGCTCCATTTCCAGTGCATGATCGCATCCAAGGCGGCGCGCATGGTACTCGCCGCACCCGGCAAACGCCTGGTCGACTTCGGTCTGCGCCGCGCGCACGGCGCGGAGGCCGGGCTGCTCGCGGCGCGGGCGGCCTATGTGGCCGGTTTCGACGGCACGGCAACCGTGCTCGCCGGGCAAGCCTTCGGCATCCCGCTCTACGGCACCATGGCGCATTCCTTCATCCTCGCCCACGGCGACGAACTCGCCGCCTTCGAGGACTTCGTGCGCATCCATCCCGACAACACGATCCTGCTGATCGACACCTACGACACCCGCCGCGGTGCGCAGCGGGTGGTCGAACTCGCCGAGCGGCTGCGCGGCACCGATATCCGCATCCGCGGCGTGCGCATCGACAGCGGCGATCTCGATACCGCCTCACGCGAGGTGCGCGCGATCCTCGATGCCGCCGGGCTGCACGAGGTCACGATCTTCGCCAGCGGCAATCTCGACGAATCGCGTCTCGCCCGTCTGCAGCGCGACGGCGCGCCCATCGACGGCTTCGGCGTCGGCACGCGCATGGACGTCTCGGATGACGCGCCCTACCTCGAATGCGCCTACAAGCTGCAGGAATACGCCGGCCAGCCGCGCCGCAAACGCTCCGAAGGCAAGGCCACCTGGCCGGGCAGCAAACAGGTCTACCGCCGCCATGACGAACACGGGCAGCTACGCGGGGACCTCATCGCCCTGGCATCCGAACGCGCCGAGGGCGAACCGCTGCTGCAACCGGTCATGCGCGGCGGCCAACGCGTGGCCCCGGCACCGGGTCTTGCGGCGGCACGGGCACATGGCGAACGGCAACTGGCCGGCCTGCCGGCAATGCTACGCGACCTGGCCCCCGGCCCGGCGGACGGCCCGGCGGTCTCGGACGCGCTGCGCGCGCTCGCCCGGCAGCTCGACGCCACCGGGTAA
- the htpG gene encoding molecular chaperone HtpG, whose translation MNSSTKETLTFETEVNQLLKLMIHSLYSNKEIFLRELISNASDACDKLRFEALTDDALYEGDDCLVVDVEFDREAGTLTVRDNGIGMSREEVIGNIGTIAKSGTREFFERLTGDQAKDARLIGQFGVGFYSAFIVAEHVVLTTRRAGMGAEHGVRWESDGSGSYTLETLEVAPRGTEIVLHLREDEREDLLNDWRLRSIVTKYSDHVPLPIRMRKRDDDGKPGEEWETVNKASALWQRSKSEISEDEYKAFYKHVAHDFGEPLAWTHNRVEGRLEYTSLLYVPAKAPFDLWDRDHTHGLKLYVQRVFIMDDAEHLMPRYLRFVRGVVDSADLPLNVSREILQDSRVIEQIRAGSVKKLLGMLEDMAEKRPEDYQKFWNEFGRVLKEGPAEDFANRETIAGLLRFASTHTDTETQTVSLHDYIARMPEGQDKIYYITADSFMAAKNSPHLELLRKKGIEVLLMYDRVDEWLMGNLNEFDGKQFQSVAKGDLDLGAVESEEERKAQEAVENEAKALVERIKEALGDKVESVRVSHRLTSSPACIVLGEHDMALYMQQLLKQAGHEMQGSKPVLEINPGHPMVARLDTESDETRFKEWSMLLLDQAVLAEGGQLEDPAGFVARLNQLMLALAS comes from the coding sequence ATGAACAGCTCAACCAAGGAAACGCTGACATTCGAAACCGAGGTCAACCAGCTACTGAAGCTGATGATCCATTCGTTGTATTCGAATAAGGAAATATTCCTGCGCGAACTGATTTCGAATGCCTCAGATGCCTGCGACAAGCTGCGTTTCGAGGCATTGACCGACGACGCGCTTTATGAAGGCGATGACTGCCTGGTGGTCGATGTCGAATTCGATCGTGAGGCCGGCACGCTGACGGTGCGCGACAACGGCATCGGCATGAGTCGAGAGGAGGTGATCGGCAACATCGGCACCATCGCCAAGTCCGGTACGCGGGAGTTCTTCGAACGTTTGACCGGCGATCAGGCCAAGGATGCACGGCTGATCGGCCAGTTCGGCGTCGGCTTCTATTCCGCCTTCATCGTGGCCGAGCACGTGGTGCTGACCACGCGCCGTGCCGGCATGGGGGCCGAGCACGGCGTGCGCTGGGAGTCGGATGGCAGCGGCAGCTATACGCTGGAAACGCTTGAAGTTGCGCCGCGTGGCACCGAGATCGTGTTGCATCTGCGCGAGGATGAGCGCGAGGATCTGCTCAACGACTGGCGCCTGCGCAGCATCGTCACCAAGTACTCCGACCACGTCCCGCTGCCGATCCGCATGCGCAAGCGCGACGACGACGGCAAGCCCGGCGAGGAATGGGAGACCGTGAACAAGGCCTCCGCGCTTTGGCAGCGTTCCAAGTCGGAAATCAGCGAGGACGAGTACAAGGCCTTCTACAAACATGTGGCCCACGACTTTGGCGAACCCCTGGCCTGGACCCACAACCGCGTCGAGGGCAGGCTCGAATACACCAGCCTGCTGTATGTGCCGGCCAAGGCGCCGTTCGACCTGTGGGACCGCGATCACACCCATGGCCTCAAGCTCTACGTGCAGCGCGTGTTCATCATGGACGACGCGGAACACCTGATGCCGCGCTATCTGCGTTTCGTGCGCGGCGTGGTGGATTCGGCCGATCTGCCGCTGAACGTGTCGCGCGAGATTCTGCAGGACAGCCGGGTGATCGAACAGATCCGCGCCGGCTCGGTGAAGAAGCTGCTGGGCATGCTCGAGGACATGGCGGAGAAGCGCCCCGAGGATTACCAGAAATTCTGGAACGAATTCGGCCGCGTGCTCAAGGAAGGTCCGGCGGAGGATTTCGCCAACCGTGAAACCATTGCCGGACTGCTGCGCTTTGCCAGCACGCACACCGATACCGAGACACAGACGGTTTCGCTGCACGACTACATTGCGCGCATGCCCGAAGGGCAGGACAAGATCTACTACATCACCGCCGATTCCTTCATGGCGGCGAAAAACAGCCCGCATCTCGAGCTGCTGCGCAAGAAGGGCATCGAGGTGCTGCTCATGTACGACCGCGTCGACGAGTGGCTGATGGGCAACCTGAATGAGTTCGACGGCAAGCAGTTCCAGTCGGTCGCCAAGGGCGATCTCGATCTCGGCGCGGTCGAGTCAGAGGAGGAGCGCAAGGCGCAGGAGGCGGTCGAGAACGAAGCCAAGGCACTGGTGGAACGCATCAAGGAGGCCTTGGGCGACAAGGTCGAGTCGGTTCGGGTATCGCATCGGCTGACCAGTTCGCCGGCGTGCATCGTGCTAGGAGAGCACGACATGGCGCTGTACATGCAGCAGCTGCTCAAGCAGGCCGGGCACGAGATGCAGGGCAGCAAGCCGGTACTGGAGATCAATCCCGGTCACCCGATGGTCGCGCGGTTGGATACCGAATCCGATGAGACGCGCTTCAAGGAGTGGTCGATGCTGCTGCTCGATCAGGCCGTGCTGGCGGAGGGCGGTCAGCTGGAGGATCCGGCGGGTTTCGTCGCCCGGCTCAACCAGCTGATGCTGGCGCTGGCCAGCTAG
- a CDS encoding GGDEF domain-containing protein: MADGGAPLAGSRHRSETPTDDFERIKRRMALLGLSSGALASLVAAAFASRVGLPNPVDAHVLPFLGAGLLALSIALWRSPRLLPWIERTGWSLLTAYLLAALAYKVIHFPFEHVPLGARSYWFFFSYLLAFLIWSPRGALTVSLSVIACLTGLAAWISVETHAGNATLLASLIQLVIASIAYVFVHYSFAQLRPQYARMRTLAFSDPLTGCANRRRAEELLALEVSRAGRYARPLSLILFDLDHFKQINDQHGHAIGDAVLRTVTNAVRSDLRGLDHLARWGGEEFVIIAPELSQARAMQFGERLRKRIAALRIGSSIQPTASFGIASFRLGETVDSMVLRADRAMYRAKAQGRNRVELERPQTAAAEAPETVPPLEETAATAAAPSQPD, encoded by the coding sequence ATGGCAGACGGGGGTGCCCCGCTTGCTGGTAGTCGACACCGGAGCGAAACGCCTACCGACGACTTCGAGCGCATCAAGCGCCGAATGGCGCTGTTGGGCCTTTCCAGCGGCGCCCTCGCCAGCCTGGTCGCGGCGGCGTTCGCTTCGCGGGTCGGCCTGCCCAACCCCGTCGACGCCCATGTCCTGCCCTTTCTCGGCGCGGGCCTGCTGGCATTGAGCATCGCCCTTTGGCGATCTCCAAGACTGCTACCCTGGATCGAGCGTACCGGCTGGAGCCTGCTCACGGCCTACCTGCTCGCGGCGCTCGCCTACAAAGTCATCCACTTCCCGTTCGAGCACGTGCCGCTCGGCGCCCGCAGCTACTGGTTTTTCTTCAGCTATCTGCTGGCCTTTCTGATCTGGTCGCCGCGAGGCGCGCTCACCGTCAGCCTGAGCGTGATCGCCTGCCTGACGGGACTGGCCGCATGGATATCGGTCGAAACGCACGCCGGGAATGCCACCCTGCTCGCCTCGCTCATACAGCTGGTCATTGCCAGCATCGCGTATGTCTTCGTGCACTACAGCTTCGCGCAGCTGCGGCCGCAGTACGCGCGCATGCGAACGCTGGCCTTTTCCGATCCGCTCACGGGCTGCGCCAACCGCCGCAGGGCCGAAGAGCTGCTCGCGCTGGAGGTTTCACGTGCCGGCCGTTACGCCCGCCCGCTTTCGCTGATCCTGTTCGACCTCGATCACTTCAAGCAGATCAACGACCAGCACGGACACGCCATCGGCGATGCGGTGCTGCGCACCGTCACCAACGCCGTGCGCAGCGATCTGCGCGGTCTCGATCACCTGGCGCGCTGGGGTGGCGAGGAATTCGTGATCATCGCACCGGAGCTGTCGCAGGCGCGCGCGATGCAGTTCGGGGAACGGCTGCGCAAACGCATTGCGGCCTTGCGCATCGGCAGCAGCATCCAGCCCACCGCCAGTTTCGGCATCGCCAGTTTTCGTCTGGGGGAAACCGTCGACTCGATGGTGTTGCGCGCCGACCGGGCGATGTATCGCGCCAAGGCCCAGGGACGCAACCGCGTGGAACTCGAACGCCCGCAAACCGCGGCGGCCGAGGCGCCGGAAACCGTGCCGCCGCTAGAAGAAACGGCGGCAACCGCGGCCGCCCCGTCGCAACCCGATTAG
- a CDS encoding methylated-DNA--[protein]-cysteine S-methyltransferase, giving the protein MSVPAGSLLLPWGRLGIYIHDGLLIGSDWLAMGNEMAGLGASEMFERCRTEIDAYLRDPDHRFALPLPECGTVFQRRVWRALCEIPAGETRTYGALARALESAPRAVAQACRANPWALVVPCHRVVAADGWGGYAGAVDGRLMDIKRGLLTHEGVTSLA; this is encoded by the coding sequence GTGTCCGTGCCGGCAGGCAGCTTGCTGCTGCCCTGGGGGCGATTGGGAATTTACATCCACGATGGCTTGCTGATCGGCAGCGACTGGCTGGCCATGGGGAATGAGATGGCCGGCCTGGGCGCATCTGAAATGTTTGAGCGATGCCGGACGGAAATCGACGCCTATCTGCGCGATCCCGATCATCGTTTCGCGCTGCCGCTGCCTGAATGCGGTACGGTATTCCAGCGTCGCGTCTGGCGCGCGCTATGCGAGATTCCGGCCGGCGAAACGCGCACGTATGGCGCGCTCGCGCGGGCGCTGGAGAGTGCGCCGCGGGCGGTCGCGCAAGCCTGCCGCGCCAATCCATGGGCGCTCGTAGTGCCGTGCCATCGGGTAGTGGCCGCCGATGGCTGGGGTGGGTATGCGGGGGCGGTTGACGGCCGCCTGATGGATATCAAGCGCGGGCTGCTGACGCACGAAGGCGTGACCTCCCTGGCCTAA
- a CDS encoding TRAP transporter small permease subunit, with the protein MRGWLRFARIIDALNERVGQLMYWLAFAMILLGAYNATVRYLGQYIGANLSSNAYLEAQWYLFGAMFMLGAAYTLKHNAHVRVDIMYGRLSPKGQAWIELVGTLVFLLPFSLLVLWLSLSWVEFSWKFHEMSPNPGGLARYPIKTVVPIAFVLLILQGLAQAIKAVAVIRGHRAAVYESTQEDAVL; encoded by the coding sequence ATGCGCGGCTGGCTGAGGTTCGCGCGAATCATCGATGCGCTGAACGAGCGCGTCGGCCAACTGATGTACTGGCTGGCCTTCGCCATGATACTGCTCGGCGCCTACAATGCCACGGTTCGCTATCTCGGCCAGTACATCGGCGCGAACCTGTCGTCGAATGCCTATCTCGAAGCACAATGGTACCTGTTCGGCGCCATGTTCATGCTCGGTGCGGCCTACACCCTCAAACACAACGCCCATGTACGGGTCGATATCATGTACGGGCGCCTCTCTCCCAAGGGGCAGGCCTGGATCGAGCTCGTCGGCACATTGGTGTTCCTGCTCCCCTTCAGCCTGTTGGTGCTTTGGCTGTCGCTGTCCTGGGTCGAGTTTTCCTGGAAATTTCACGAGATGTCGCCGAATCCCGGCGGTCTTGCCCGCTACCCGATCAAGACGGTGGTGCCCATCGCCTTCGTGCTGCTGATCCTGCAGGGGCTGGCGCAGGCCATCAAGGCCGTTGCCGTGATCCGCGGCCACCGCGCCGCCGTTTATGAATCCACACAGGAAGACGCGGTGCTATGA
- a CDS encoding TRAP transporter large permease: protein MSMDWMGGVMLLTLLFMIFSGYPVAFALGGTAMLFVPLGIGLGFFDLNLMQALPQRVFGVMDNYTLLAVPFFIFMGTMLEKSGLAEDLLKTMGQLFGPLRGGLALSVVVVGTLLAAATGVVGATVVSMGMIALPVMMRYGYSGSLSTGIIAASGTLGQIIPPSVVLIVLGDQLGVPVGSLFVGSLIPGLMLAGMYALYAAGVAVFKPAAAPALPPEDRPKDFTRLMLRVALVMIPPLALIFVVLGSIFAGVATPTEAGAFGSIGAILLAVFSGRFKFGQITSSLQVTVKLSSMVLFILVGSRFFSLVFRGFDGDVWVDSFLTSLPGGQLGFLLAANLVIFILGFFIDFFEIAFIVLPLLAPAAMHLGIDMVWFGIMIGMNLQTSFLTPPFGFSLFYLRGVAPAGITTTQIYKGVIPFILIQLVGLTILISYPNIVHLLPGG, encoded by the coding sequence ATGAGCATGGACTGGATGGGCGGGGTCATGCTGCTGACCCTGCTGTTTATGATTTTCTCCGGCTACCCCGTCGCCTTCGCGCTGGGCGGCACGGCCATGCTGTTCGTACCGCTCGGCATCGGCCTGGGCTTTTTCGATCTCAACCTGATGCAGGCGCTACCGCAGCGCGTGTTCGGGGTGATGGACAACTACACCCTGCTGGCGGTTCCCTTCTTCATCTTCATGGGCACCATGCTGGAAAAATCGGGACTCGCCGAAGATCTGCTCAAAACCATGGGGCAGTTGTTCGGACCGCTGCGCGGTGGCCTGGCGCTCTCCGTCGTAGTGGTCGGCACGCTTCTGGCTGCGGCCACCGGCGTAGTCGGGGCGACCGTGGTGTCCATGGGCATGATCGCGCTACCGGTGATGATGCGCTATGGCTACTCCGGTTCGTTGTCGACGGGCATCATCGCCGCCTCGGGCACCCTCGGGCAGATCATCCCGCCCAGCGTGGTGCTGATCGTGCTCGGCGACCAGCTCGGCGTGCCGGTCGGCAGCCTTTTCGTCGGTTCTCTGATCCCCGGATTGATGCTCGCCGGCATGTATGCGCTCTACGCGGCTGGCGTAGCCGTATTCAAGCCCGCCGCCGCGCCGGCACTGCCTCCCGAGGATCGCCCCAAGGACTTCACCCGCCTGATGCTGCGGGTGGCGCTGGTGATGATTCCGCCGCTGGCGCTGATCTTCGTGGTGCTGGGCTCGATCTTCGCGGGCGTGGCCACACCCACCGAGGCCGGCGCCTTCGGATCGATCGGCGCCATACTGCTGGCGGTGTTCAGTGGGCGATTCAAGTTCGGTCAGATCACCAGCAGCCTGCAGGTCACCGTCAAACTCAGCTCGATGGTGCTGTTCATCCTGGTCGGCTCGCGCTTCTTCAGCCTGGTCTTCCGGGGGTTCGACGGCGACGTCTGGGTGGACAGCTTCCTGACCAGCCTGCCCGGCGGCCAGCTCGGCTTCCTGCTGGCAGCCAACCTCGTGATCTTCATTCTCGGTTTCTTCATCGATTTCTTCGAGATCGCCTTCATCGTGCTGCCGCTGCTGGCGCCGGCCGCGATGCACCTGGGCATCGACATGGTCTGGTTCGGCATCATGATCGGCATGAACTTGCAGACCTCCTTCCTGACGCCGCCCTTCGGCTTCTCGCTGTTCTATCTGCGCGGCGTGGCGCCGGCTGGCATCACCACGACGCAGATTTACAAGGGGGTCATTCCGTTCATCCTGATCCAGCTGGTCGGGCTGACGATACTCATCAGCTACCCCAATATCGTGCATCTCCTGCCGGGCGGATGA
- a CDS encoding TRAP transporter substrate-binding protein has translation MKRRDFIKGGTVGLAAGAAALAAPAAFAEKTSPRLRWRLAASWPISLDTVYGGAEFFAKRVGELTGGRFSIRVYAGGEIVGGLQVLDAVQQGTVEMGHTASYYYIGKMPSLAFDTTLPFGMNYRQQNSWQSFGGGNDLLNKEVFSQFNIVSLPAGNTGTQMGGWFRKPLEGLGSLKGLKMRIPGFGGKVMARLGVNVQTLAGAEIYPALERGVIDATEWVGPYDDQKLGFYRVAKNYYYPSWWEPSTQFSLYVNKTAWDKLPKEYQAAVRAAAAEANVRVMAHYDAVNPPALKQLIDKGVTLRPFSKDIMAAAQKNAFELYEELASKDPTWRKIYAEWKKYRDMEYAWFNVAEQGFADFAFPQVQRTEL, from the coding sequence ATGAAACGTCGCGACTTCATCAAGGGTGGCACAGTGGGACTGGCGGCCGGGGCGGCCGCGCTCGCGGCCCCCGCCGCCTTCGCCGAAAAAACCTCGCCGCGTCTGCGCTGGCGGCTGGCGGCAAGCTGGCCAATCAGCCTGGACACCGTGTACGGCGGCGCCGAGTTCTTCGCCAAGCGCGTAGGCGAACTGACCGGCGGGCGCTTCAGCATCCGCGTCTATGCCGGTGGCGAGATCGTTGGCGGCCTGCAGGTGCTCGACGCCGTGCAGCAGGGCACCGTGGAAATGGGGCATACGGCTTCTTACTACTACATCGGCAAAATGCCGTCCCTGGCGTTCGACACCACGCTCCCCTTCGGCATGAACTATCGCCAGCAGAACTCCTGGCAAAGCTTCGGCGGCGGCAACGACCTGCTCAACAAGGAGGTCTTCTCCCAGTTCAACATCGTCTCCCTACCCGCCGGCAACACCGGCACGCAGATGGGCGGGTGGTTCCGCAAACCGCTGGAAGGCCTCGGCTCCCTGAAGGGCCTCAAGATGCGCATCCCAGGTTTCGGCGGCAAGGTCATGGCCCGTCTGGGTGTCAATGTGCAGACCCTGGCTGGCGCCGAAATCTACCCCGCGCTCGAGCGCGGCGTAATCGACGCCACCGAGTGGGTCGGCCCGTATGACGACCAGAAGCTCGGCTTCTACCGAGTCGCCAAGAACTACTACTACCCGAGCTGGTGGGAGCCCTCCACCCAGTTCTCGCTGTACGTCAACAAGACGGCCTGGGACAAGCTACCCAAGGAATACCAGGCCGCCGTGCGCGCGGCGGCGGCCGAGGCCAATGTTCGCGTCATGGCACATTACGACGCGGTCAACCCGCCGGCACTCAAGCAGCTCATCGACAAGGGCGTTACCCTGCGGCCGTTCAGCAAGGACATCATGGCGGCGGCGCAGAAGAACGCCTTCGAGCTCTACGAAGAGCTGGCGAGCAAGGATCCGACCTGGCGCAAGATCTACGCGGAATGGAAGAAATACCGCGACATGGAATACGCCTGGTTCAACGTGGCCGAACAGGGTTTTGCGGACTTCGCGTTCCCGCAGGTGCAGCGCACCGAACTCTGA
- the rplS gene encoding 50S ribosomal protein L19, translating to MNEIIRALEAEQLKTAIPSFGPGDTVVVQVKVKEGNRERLQAFEGVVIAKRNRGLNSAFTVRKISHGEGVERVFQTHSPSVAEISVKRRGDIRRAKLYYLRGRTGKAARIKEKL from the coding sequence ATGAACGAGATTATCAGGGCGCTGGAAGCCGAGCAGTTGAAGACGGCCATCCCGAGCTTTGGCCCAGGCGACACCGTTGTCGTGCAGGTCAAGGTCAAGGAAGGCAATCGCGAGCGTCTGCAGGCCTTCGAGGGCGTGGTTATCGCCAAGCGTAACCGGGGGCTCAATTCGGCCTTTACGGTGCGCAAGATTTCGCACGGCGAAGGCGTCGAGCGTGTGTTCCAGACGCACAGCCCCAGCGTGGCCGAGATCAGCGTGAAGCGACGCGGCGATATCCGTCGTGCGAAGCTGTACTACCTGCGCGGTCGCACCGGCAAGGCCGCCCGCATCAAGGAAAAGCTCTGA